From a single Nymphaea colorata isolate Beijing-Zhang1983 chromosome 4, ASM883128v2, whole genome shotgun sequence genomic region:
- the LOC116253251 gene encoding LOW QUALITY PROTEIN: transcription factor MYB93-like (The sequence of the model RefSeq protein was modified relative to this genomic sequence to represent the inferred CDS: substituted 1 base at 1 genomic stop codon), whose amino-acid sequence MGRSPCCDENGLKKGPWTPEEDQKLVDYIQKHGHGSWRALPKLAGLNRCGKTCRLRWSNYLRPDIKRGNFTFDEEQTILHLHSVLGNKWSTIATHLPGWTDNEIKNHWNTHLKKKLIRMGIDPVTHKPRLDLSMLTSLPSLDXSLRLQTNAAQLAGIYYLQNLLQAVINAKSRSPAPRIQ is encoded by the exons ATGGGGAGATCTCCATGCTGTGATGAAAATGGACTCAAGAAAGGACCATGGACCCCTGAGGAAGACCAGAAGCTTGTGGACTACATCCAAAAGCACGGCCATGGAAGTTGGAGGGCTCTCCCGAAGCTTGCCGGGCTCAACCGGTGCGGGAAGACTTGCAGGCTTAGATGGAGCAACTACTTGAGGCCGGACATCAAGAGGGGAAATTTTACGTTTGATGAGGAGCAGACCATTTTGCATCTTCATTCTGTCCTGGGGAACAA GTGGTCTACAATTGCGACGCACTTACCAGGGTGGACGGACAACGAAATCAAGAATCACTGGAACACCCACCTGAAGAAGAAACTCATCCGGATGGGGATCGACCCAGTTACCCACAAGCCAAGACTAGACCTAAGCATGCTAACAAGTTTGCCTTCACTTGATTAGAGTCTCAGGTTACAGACAAACGCGGCGCAACTCGCCGGAATTTACTACCTGCAAAACCTCCTTCAGGCCGTGATCAATGCCAAATCCCGTTCCCCTGCCCCTCGGATTCAATGA